One genomic region from Streptomyces sp. NBC_00582 encodes:
- a CDS encoding ABC transporter permease/substrate binding protein — MPRLRLGDRVDSGVDWLVTHLSWLFDAVKTVVEGMYDGIDAVLTAPEPLLLAGILAVLAWWLRGLVAGVLAFGGFALIDSLALWEEAMSTLSLVLVATVVALVISIPLGIWAARSKAVAAALRPVLDLLQTMPSMVLLIPAILFFGMGVPAGVVATLIFALAPGVRMTELGIRQVDAELVEAAEAFGTTPRDTLFRVQLPLALPTIMAGVNQVIMLGLSMVVIAGMVGTGGLGGAVNEAIGQLDIGLGFEAGLGIVVLAIYLDRMTGALGTRISPLGRRAAARARTRVWAHRPRPAVALSGVAVLALVAGGLGVLGPSSGSAAASATNVGKGREIGIGYIPWDEGIASTYLWKELLEERGFEVKTTQYAAGPLYTGLATGQIDFQTDSWLPTTHAEYWKKYGDRLDDLGRWYGPTSLELSVPSYVKDVNSLADLRDHASEFGGRITGIEPSAGMMGLLKDKVLERYGLDGDYRVVDGSTPAMLAELKRAYARKQPVVVTLWSPHWAYSTYDLKKLKDPEGAWGEGDGVHTLARQGFTDDEPEVGAWLKDFRMTEDQLTGLEARIQKAGKGKEQDAVRTWLKDHPGLVDRWVPVAGAGHTGRAAG, encoded by the coding sequence ATGCCTAGGCTGCGCCTCGGCGACCGGGTCGACTCCGGCGTCGACTGGCTCGTCACCCATCTCTCCTGGCTCTTCGACGCGGTCAAGACGGTCGTCGAAGGCATGTACGACGGCATCGACGCCGTGCTCACCGCCCCCGAGCCGCTGCTGCTCGCCGGCATCCTCGCCGTGCTCGCCTGGTGGCTGCGCGGCCTGGTCGCGGGTGTCCTCGCGTTCGGCGGGTTCGCGCTCATCGACTCCCTCGCCCTGTGGGAAGAGGCGATGTCGACGCTGTCCCTGGTGCTCGTGGCGACCGTCGTCGCCCTGGTGATCTCGATCCCGCTGGGCATCTGGGCGGCCCGCTCCAAGGCGGTCGCCGCGGCCCTGCGCCCCGTGCTGGACCTGCTCCAGACCATGCCGTCGATGGTCCTGCTGATCCCCGCGATCCTGTTTTTTGGCATGGGCGTCCCGGCCGGCGTCGTCGCCACCCTGATCTTCGCGCTCGCGCCCGGTGTCCGCATGACCGAACTGGGCATCCGCCAGGTCGACGCCGAACTCGTCGAGGCGGCCGAGGCGTTCGGCACGACACCCCGCGACACCCTGTTCCGGGTCCAGCTTCCGCTCGCCCTGCCGACCATCATGGCGGGCGTCAACCAGGTCATCATGCTCGGCCTGTCCATGGTCGTCATCGCGGGCATGGTCGGCACCGGCGGCCTCGGCGGCGCCGTCAACGAGGCCATCGGGCAGCTCGACATCGGCCTCGGCTTCGAGGCGGGCCTCGGGATCGTCGTCCTCGCCATCTACCTGGACCGGATGACCGGCGCCCTCGGCACCCGGATCTCCCCGCTGGGCCGCCGTGCCGCCGCCCGGGCCCGGACGCGGGTGTGGGCGCACCGCCCGCGGCCCGCCGTCGCCCTCTCCGGTGTGGCCGTCCTCGCCCTGGTGGCGGGCGGACTGGGCGTCCTCGGCCCGTCCTCCGGCAGCGCCGCGGCCTCCGCCACGAACGTCGGCAAGGGCCGTGAGATCGGCATCGGGTACATCCCCTGGGACGAGGGCATCGCCTCCACCTACCTCTGGAAGGAGCTCCTGGAGGAGCGCGGCTTCGAGGTGAAGACCACCCAGTACGCCGCCGGCCCCCTCTACACCGGCCTCGCCACCGGACAGATCGACTTCCAGACCGACTCCTGGCTGCCCACCACCCACGCCGAGTACTGGAAGAAGTACGGCGACCGTCTCGACGACCTCGGCCGGTGGTACGGCCCCACCTCCCTGGAGCTCTCCGTCCCCTCGTACGTGAAGGACGTGAACTCCCTCGCCGATCTGCGCGACCACGCCTCCGAGTTCGGCGGGAGGATCACCGGCATCGAGCCCAGCGCCGGGATGATGGGCCTGCTCAAGGACAAGGTCCTCGAGCGGTACGGCCTCGACGGCGACTACCGGGTCGTCGACGGCTCCACGCCCGCGATGCTCGCCGAGCTCAAGCGCGCGTACGCCAGGAAGCAGCCCGTCGTCGTCACGCTCTGGTCGCCGCACTGGGCCTACAGCACGTACGACCTCAAGAAGCTGAAGGACCCCGAGGGCGCCTGGGGCGAGGGCGACGGCGTCCACACCCTCGCCCGGCAGGGCTTCACCGACGACGAGCCCGAGGTCGGCGCCTGGCTGAAGGACTTCCGGATGACGGAGGACCAGCTCACCGGCCTGGAGGCCCGGATCCAGAAGGCCGGCAAGGGCAAGGAGCAGGACGCGGTCCGCACCTGGCTGAAGGACCACCCCGGTCTCGTCGACCGATGGGTGCCGGTGGCCGGAGCCGGCCACACGGGCCGGGCGGCCGGGTGA
- a CDS encoding gamma-glutamyl-gamma-aminobutyrate hydrolase family protein: MTGDGTDDKRDGRPEAGPDGGRPLIGVSTYLEAGARWGVWELDAALLPAGYPRLVQRAGGLAAMLPPDAPEHAAATVARLDGLVIAGGPDVEPVRYGAERDPRTGPPARERDAWELALIDAAMAAGVPLLGICRGMQLLNVALGGTLTQHIEGHAETVGVFGSHPVKPVPGTRYAALVPEESAVPTYHHQAVDRLGAGLVASAHASDGTVEAVELSAADGWVLGVQWHPEMGEDVRVVRALVEAAVAATTASTAP; this comes from the coding sequence ATGACGGGTGACGGGACGGACGACAAGCGGGACGGCAGGCCGGAGGCCGGGCCGGACGGCGGGCGGCCGCTGATCGGGGTCAGTACCTATCTGGAGGCCGGGGCACGTTGGGGCGTGTGGGAGCTGGACGCGGCGCTGCTGCCGGCCGGCTATCCACGGCTGGTGCAGCGGGCGGGCGGCCTGGCCGCGATGCTGCCGCCGGACGCCCCCGAGCACGCGGCGGCGACGGTCGCCCGCCTCGACGGTCTGGTGATCGCGGGCGGCCCGGACGTCGAGCCGGTCCGCTACGGCGCCGAGCGCGACCCCCGCACCGGACCGCCGGCCCGCGAGCGGGACGCGTGGGAACTCGCGCTGATCGACGCGGCGATGGCGGCCGGTGTGCCGCTGCTGGGCATCTGCCGGGGCATGCAGCTCCTCAACGTGGCCCTCGGCGGCACGCTGACCCAGCACATCGAGGGGCACGCCGAGACGGTCGGCGTGTTTGGCAGCCACCCGGTCAAGCCGGTCCCGGGCACGCGGTACGCCGCGCTCGTCCCGGAGGAGAGCGCGGTTCCCACGTACCACCACCAGGCCGTCGACCGCCTCGGCGCCGGTCTGGTCGCGAGCGCCCACGCGTCGGACGGGACCGTGGAGGCGGTGGAGCTGTCCGCCGCCGACGGCTGGGTGCTCGGGGTGCAGTGGCATCCGGAGATGGGCGAGGACGTGCGGGTGGTGCGGGCGCTGGTCGAGGCGGCCGTGGCCGCTACGACCGCTTCCACCGCCCCCTGA
- a CDS encoding aminoglycoside phosphotransferase family protein codes for MATPAPPAEGTRTPWEALPEAVRTAVADVLGAPVTHAATQPGGFSPGVAARLRTATGGRAFVKAVSARTNPDSPGLHRAEARTAAALPPTVPAPRLLGTYDDGTWVALVFEEVAGRQPHVPWRATELRRVLDAVADLGRALTPSPLPAPPAAESLTASFAGWERLTAPAAGPLRARLDPWTRDRLPALAALAADWPRATAGDTLAHGDLRADNILLTTDDRVVFVDWPHVVRAAPWFDLLVMLPCVRAQGGPDPEELFTAHPCGRDADPDGVTVALAALAGYFVEASLRPSPPGLPTLRAFQRAQGETALTWLRGRWKRS; via the coding sequence ATGGCCACCCCCGCCCCACCCGCCGAGGGCACCCGTACCCCCTGGGAAGCCCTGCCCGAGGCCGTCCGCACGGCCGTCGCCGACGTCCTCGGCGCCCCCGTCACCCACGCCGCCACCCAGCCCGGCGGCTTCTCCCCGGGCGTCGCCGCCCGCCTGCGCACGGCCACCGGCGGCCGCGCCTTCGTGAAGGCGGTCAGCGCCCGCACCAACCCCGACAGCCCCGGCCTCCACCGCGCCGAGGCCCGCACCGCCGCCGCCCTGCCACCCACGGTCCCCGCCCCCCGCCTCCTCGGCACCTACGACGACGGCACCTGGGTCGCCCTGGTCTTCGAGGAGGTCGCCGGCCGCCAGCCCCATGTCCCCTGGCGCGCAACGGAGTTGCGCCGTGTGCTCGACGCGGTGGCCGACCTGGGCCGTGCCCTCACCCCGTCGCCCCTGCCGGCCCCGCCCGCCGCCGAGTCGCTCACCGCGTCCTTCGCCGGCTGGGAGCGGCTGACCGCACCGGCGGCCGGCCCGCTCCGCGCCCGCCTCGACCCCTGGACCCGCGACCGGCTCCCCGCTCTCGCCGCGCTCGCCGCGGACTGGCCGCGGGCCACCGCCGGGGACACCCTCGCCCACGGCGACCTGCGCGCCGACAACATCCTGCTCACCACCGACGACCGCGTCGTCTTCGTCGACTGGCCGCACGTCGTCCGCGCCGCGCCCTGGTTCGACCTGCTGGTCATGCTGCCCTGTGTGCGGGCCCAGGGCGGACCCGACCCCGAGGAGCTGTTCACCGCGCACCCCTGCGGGCGGGACGCGGACCCCGACGGGGTGACCGTGGCCCTGGCCGCGCTGGCCGGCTACTTCGTCGAGGCCTCGCTGCGCCCCTCCCCGCCCGGTCTGCCCACCCTGCGCGCCTTCCAGCGGGCCCAGGGGGAGACGGCCCTCACCTGGCTCAGGGGGCGGTGGAAGCGGTCGTAG
- a CDS encoding FadR/GntR family transcriptional regulator: MSVDADGGVGDRLAPVLRPVRAGNGFEEALEQILQVVRLGLVPGGERLPAERELAERLGISRVTLREVLKVLQDQGLVESRRGRYGGTFVLPRADGGGEDELRRRIAEVDIEDVLRFREVLEVGAAGLCAAHGLTDEQAGRLREALARTADAPLTDYRRLDTLLHLTLAELCGSPSLTAQYAAVRATVNDLLDCIPLLVRNLEHSQRQHLALVEAVLDGDADGAREMMREHCAGTAALLRGFLT; the protein is encoded by the coding sequence ATGTCGGTGGACGCGGACGGCGGCGTCGGGGACCGGTTGGCTCCGGTGCTGCGGCCGGTGCGCGCGGGGAACGGCTTCGAGGAGGCGTTGGAGCAGATCCTCCAGGTCGTACGGCTGGGCCTGGTGCCCGGGGGCGAGCGGCTGCCGGCCGAACGGGAGCTGGCGGAGCGGCTCGGGATCAGCCGGGTGACGCTGCGCGAGGTGCTGAAGGTGCTCCAGGACCAGGGGCTGGTGGAGTCCCGGCGCGGCCGGTACGGCGGAACGTTCGTGCTGCCGCGCGCGGACGGGGGCGGCGAGGACGAGCTGCGGCGCCGGATCGCCGAGGTCGACATCGAGGACGTGCTGCGCTTCCGCGAGGTGCTGGAGGTCGGCGCGGCGGGGCTGTGCGCCGCGCACGGGCTGACGGACGAGCAGGCGGGGCGGCTGCGCGAGGCGCTCGCCCGGACCGCGGACGCCCCGCTGACGGACTACCGGCGCCTGGACACCCTGCTCCACCTCACGCTGGCCGAGCTGTGCGGCTCGCCGTCGCTGACGGCGCAGTACGCGGCCGTCCGGGCGACGGTGAACGACCTGCTCGACTGCATCCCGCTGCTTGTGCGCAACCTGGAGCACTCGCAGCGGCAGCACCTCGCGCTGGTCGAGGCGGTGCTGGACGGGGACGCGGACGGGGCCCGGGAGATGATGCGGGAGCACTGCGCGGGGACGGCGGCGCTGCTCCGGGGATTCCTGACGTGA
- a CDS encoding TDT family transporter encodes MVTVAPPPPVTPRSARPSVRHLGPNWYATVMGTAIVGTAGAALPVRPPGLRPACTALWALSLALLLALLAARALHWRHHRDRARADLLDPATAPFHGCLAMALLAVDGGALAVGRDWIGTGPAVALDAVLFGAGTVVALAAAVAVPYVMAVHPHGARPTPVWLLPLVAPMVAAASGPALVPFLPPGQARKTLLLACLALFGLSLLATLALLPVVFGRLLTGGPLPLALTPTLFLVLGPLGQSTTAVGRFAEAAPGVVPGPEARAYAVFAVLYGVPVMGFALLWLGLAGAQVARARREGMGFTMTWWAFTFPVGTCVTGAAVLARHTGLLVYDVLAVALYVVLVGAWGVVAVRTGRGLLSGALLAGPRPGPAEPSRARGRTRSDGVR; translated from the coding sequence ATGGTCACCGTCGCCCCTCCCCCGCCCGTCACTCCCCGGTCCGCGCGCCCGTCCGTCCGCCACCTCGGACCGAACTGGTACGCCACGGTGATGGGCACGGCGATCGTCGGCACGGCGGGAGCCGCCCTGCCCGTGCGGCCCCCGGGGCTGCGCCCGGCCTGCACCGCCCTGTGGGCCCTCTCCCTCGCCCTGCTGCTCGCCCTCCTCGCCGCCCGTGCCCTGCACTGGCGCCACCACCGCGACCGGGCCCGCGCCGACCTCCTCGACCCGGCGACGGCTCCCTTCCACGGCTGTCTGGCGATGGCCCTGCTCGCCGTCGACGGGGGTGCCCTCGCGGTCGGGCGGGACTGGATCGGCACCGGGCCCGCGGTCGCCCTCGACGCCGTGCTGTTCGGCGCCGGTACGGTCGTGGCGCTGGCGGCGGCCGTCGCCGTGCCGTACGTCATGGCCGTACACCCGCACGGGGCGCGGCCCACGCCCGTATGGCTGCTGCCGCTCGTCGCGCCCATGGTGGCGGCCGCGTCGGGGCCGGCGCTCGTGCCGTTCCTGCCGCCCGGTCAGGCCCGAAAGACCCTGCTGCTGGCGTGTCTGGCGCTGTTCGGGCTGAGTCTGCTCGCCACGCTCGCCCTGCTGCCGGTGGTGTTCGGGCGGCTGCTCACCGGCGGTCCGCTGCCGCTCGCGCTCACCCCGACCCTGTTCCTGGTCCTCGGCCCGCTCGGCCAGTCCACCACCGCCGTCGGCCGGTTCGCGGAGGCCGCGCCGGGCGTCGTACCGGGGCCGGAGGCCCGTGCCTACGCGGTGTTCGCCGTGCTGTACGGGGTGCCGGTCATGGGGTTCGCGCTGCTGTGGCTGGGCCTCGCGGGCGCACAGGTGGCGCGGGCCCGTCGGGAGGGGATGGGGTTCACGATGACGTGGTGGGCGTTCACCTTCCCGGTCGGGACCTGTGTCACCGGGGCCGCGGTCCTGGCGCGGCACACCGGGCTTCTCGTCTACGACGTGCTCGCCGTCGCGTTGTACGTCGTCCTCGTGGGCGCCTGGGGTGTCGTCGCCGTGCGCACCGGCCGCGGGCTGCTCAGTGGAGCGCTGCTCGCAGGGCCTCGCCCAGGGCCCGCGGAGCCTTCGCGAGCGAGGGGCCGTACCAGGTCAGATGGCGTCCGCTGA
- a CDS encoding 5'-3' exonuclease translates to MRGVTGRLMLLDTASLYFRAYFGVPDSVKAPDGTPVNAVRGLLDFIDRLVKDHRPEQLVACMDADWRPKWRVDLIPSYKAHRVAEERPAGPDEEEVPDTLSPQVPVIEAVLDALGIARVGVAGYEADDVIGTFTARATGPVDIVTGDRDLYQLVDDARGVRVLYPLKGVGTLQTTDEAWLREKYGVDGRGYADLALLRGDPSDGLPGVPGIGEKTAAKLLAEFGDLAGIMAAVDDPGAKLTPSQRKRLDEARPYVAVAPKVVRVAGDVPLPDVDISLPHGPRDGATLEGLAERWGLGGSLQRLLLTLGA, encoded by the coding sequence ATGCGAGGCGTGACCGGACGACTGATGCTCCTCGACACCGCCTCGCTCTACTTCCGCGCCTACTTCGGCGTCCCGGACTCCGTGAAGGCCCCGGACGGTACGCCGGTGAACGCCGTGCGCGGACTGCTCGACTTCATCGACCGCCTGGTCAAGGACCACCGGCCCGAGCAGTTGGTGGCCTGTATGGACGCCGACTGGCGCCCGAAGTGGCGGGTCGACCTGATCCCCTCCTACAAGGCGCACCGGGTGGCCGAGGAACGCCCGGCGGGCCCGGACGAGGAGGAGGTGCCGGACACGCTCTCGCCGCAGGTGCCGGTGATCGAGGCGGTGCTGGACGCGCTCGGCATCGCCCGGGTGGGCGTCGCCGGTTACGAGGCGGACGACGTGATCGGCACGTTCACCGCGCGGGCGACGGGCCCGGTCGACATCGTCACCGGCGACCGCGACCTGTACCAGCTGGTGGACGACGCGCGCGGGGTGCGGGTGCTGTACCCCCTCAAGGGGGTGGGCACGCTGCAGACGACCGACGAGGCGTGGCTGCGCGAGAAGTACGGAGTCGACGGAAGGGGGTACGCGGATCTGGCGCTGCTGCGCGGCGACCCCAGCGACGGACTGCCGGGGGTGCCGGGCATCGGGGAGAAGACGGCGGCCAAGCTGCTGGCCGAGTTCGGGGACCTGGCCGGGATCATGGCGGCGGTCGACGACCCGGGGGCGAAGCTCACACCCTCGCAGCGCAAGCGGCTGGACGAGGCGCGGCCGTACGTCGCGGTGGCGCCGAAGGTGGTCCGGGTCGCCGGTGACGTGCCGCTGCCGGACGTGGACATCTCTTTGCCCCACGGCCCGAGGGACGGCGCGACACTGGAGGGGCTCGCGGAGCGCTGGGGTCTCGGCGGGTCGCTGCAGCGGCTGCTGCTCACGCTGGGCGCGTAA
- a CDS encoding helical backbone metal receptor, whose translation MRVVSLVPSLTEAVAVSVPGALVGATDWCSHPADLDVTRIGGTKNPVVARVVALAPDLVIANEEENREPDLSALRAAGVEVLLTHVRDVPEAFRELARVLTACGARSRPRWLDEAEEEWAALKEPQTRLTAVVPIWRRPWMVLGRDTFAGDVLARLGVDHLHTDHEDRYPRVALEDLRAAAPDVVVLPDEPYRFTPDDGPEAFPGLPCALVSGRHLTWYGPSLAKAPRALGEALRAALH comes from the coding sequence GTGCGCGTCGTCTCCCTGGTGCCGTCCCTCACGGAGGCGGTGGCCGTCTCCGTGCCCGGCGCGCTGGTCGGCGCCACCGACTGGTGCAGCCATCCGGCCGACCTCGACGTCACCCGGATCGGCGGCACCAAGAACCCCGTCGTCGCCCGCGTCGTCGCTCTCGCGCCCGACCTGGTGATCGCCAACGAGGAGGAGAACCGCGAGCCGGACCTCTCCGCCCTGCGCGCGGCGGGCGTCGAGGTGCTGCTCACTCATGTGCGGGACGTCCCTGAGGCCTTCCGGGAACTGGCCCGGGTGCTCACGGCGTGCGGGGCGCGGTCCCGGCCGCGCTGGCTGGACGAGGCGGAGGAGGAGTGGGCCGCCCTGAAGGAGCCGCAGACCCGCCTCACGGCCGTCGTACCGATCTGGCGCCGCCCGTGGATGGTGCTCGGCCGCGACACCTTCGCCGGGGACGTGCTGGCCCGCCTCGGCGTCGACCACCTCCACACGGACCACGAGGACCGCTACCCGAGGGTCGCCCTGGAGGACCTCCGGGCGGCCGCCCCCGACGTCGTGGTCCTCCCCGACGAGCCCTACCGCTTCACCCCCGACGACGGCCCCGAGGCCTTCCCCGGCCTGCCCTGCGCGCTCGTCAGCGGACGCCATCTGACCTGGTACGGCCCCTCGCTCGCGAAGGCTCCGCGGGCCCTGGGCGAGGCCCTGCGAGCAGCGCTCCACTGA
- a CDS encoding quaternary amine ABC transporter ATP-binding protein has protein sequence MSARLEAEHLFKVFGGRQNQANEAVERLRAGASREELRADGTTAAVIDASFRVDPGQIFVVMGLSGSGKSTLLRMLNGLLEPTAGRVLFDGRDLTALGDRDLREVRARKISMVFQHFALFPHRSVLDNAAYGLAVQGVPRAEREERATEALRLCGLAGWEKSWPDELSGGMQQRVGLARALATDADLLLMDESFSALDPLIRRDMQDQLLTLQQTLRKTIVFITHDLNEAMRLGDRVAVMRDGRIVQTGTAEDILLRPGNDYVASFIQDVDRSRVLTASAVMEPPVRGDEADCGCETATPDTPFTTLCALSARLPHPVAVLDGERGLVGVVPRRRLVGLLGDTDGEPGTCDHREKVTAHA, from the coding sequence GTGTCAGCGAGGCTTGAAGCCGAACATCTCTTCAAGGTGTTCGGCGGACGACAGAACCAGGCGAACGAGGCGGTCGAGCGGCTCCGTGCGGGAGCCTCACGGGAGGAACTGCGCGCCGACGGCACCACCGCCGCCGTCATCGACGCCTCCTTCCGCGTGGACCCTGGCCAGATCTTCGTCGTCATGGGCCTGTCCGGCTCCGGCAAGTCCACCCTGCTGCGCATGCTCAACGGACTCCTCGAGCCCACCGCCGGACGCGTCCTGTTCGACGGCCGGGACCTCACCGCCCTCGGCGACCGCGACCTGCGCGAGGTCCGCGCACGCAAGATCAGCATGGTCTTCCAGCACTTCGCGCTCTTCCCGCACCGCAGCGTCCTCGACAACGCCGCCTACGGTCTCGCCGTCCAGGGCGTCCCCCGCGCCGAACGCGAGGAACGCGCCACCGAGGCCCTCCGGCTCTGCGGCCTGGCCGGCTGGGAGAAGTCCTGGCCGGACGAGCTGTCGGGCGGCATGCAGCAGCGGGTGGGCCTCGCCCGCGCCCTCGCCACCGACGCCGACCTGCTCCTCATGGACGAGTCCTTCAGCGCGCTGGACCCGCTGATCCGCCGCGACATGCAGGACCAGCTCCTCACCCTCCAGCAGACCCTGAGGAAGACCATCGTCTTCATCACCCACGACCTCAACGAGGCCATGCGCCTCGGCGACCGCGTCGCCGTCATGCGCGACGGCCGGATCGTGCAGACCGGCACCGCCGAGGACATCCTGCTGCGCCCCGGGAACGACTACGTGGCCTCCTTCATCCAGGACGTCGACCGTTCCCGGGTGCTCACCGCCTCCGCCGTCATGGAGCCCCCCGTCCGCGGCGACGAGGCCGACTGCGGCTGCGAGACCGCGACCCCCGACACCCCGTTCACCACCCTGTGCGCGCTCAGCGCCCGGCTGCCCCACCCCGTCGCCGTCCTCGACGGCGAGCGAGGGCTCGTGGGGGTCGTCCCCCGGCGTCGACTGGTCGGACTCCTCGGCGACACGGACGGCGAACCCGGGACGTGCGACCACCGGGAGAAGGTGACCGCCCATGCCTAG
- a CDS encoding helix-turn-helix domain-containing protein, producing the protein MGDHKEQPLRVGAAVRRRRRSLDLTLAVVAERSGLSVPFLSQIENDRARPSTGSLEKLADALRTTAVELLAAADPACSVDVVRAETETPGPEPRSRSLVRGHHQMHATEFTGDHEAGREFQYRNDQLMYIADGAVEIEAEGRAYRLGRGDTLYLTGGVRHRWRATVPDTRVVVVAVAEHIEAVRNRKR; encoded by the coding sequence ATGGGCGACCACAAAGAACAGCCCCTGCGGGTCGGCGCGGCCGTACGGCGGCGACGCCGCTCCCTGGATCTCACGCTCGCCGTCGTGGCCGAGCGCAGCGGCCTGTCGGTCCCGTTCCTGAGCCAGATCGAGAACGACCGGGCCCGGCCCTCCACCGGCTCCCTGGAGAAGCTCGCCGACGCCCTGCGCACCACGGCCGTCGAACTCCTCGCCGCCGCCGACCCGGCCTGCAGCGTGGACGTCGTCCGCGCCGAGACCGAGACCCCGGGCCCCGAACCGCGCTCCCGCTCCCTGGTGCGCGGACACCACCAGATGCACGCCACCGAGTTCACCGGCGACCATGAGGCCGGCCGTGAATTCCAGTACCGCAACGACCAGTTGATGTACATCGCCGACGGTGCCGTGGAGATCGAGGCGGAGGGCCGCGCCTACCGCCTGGGCCGCGGCGACACCCTCTATCTGACCGGCGGGGTCCGCCACCGCTGGCGGGCGACCGTCCCGGACACCCGGGTGGTCGTGGTGGCCGTGGCGGAGCACATCGAGGCCGTGCGGAACCGGAAGCGGTAG
- a CDS encoding LysR family transcriptional regulator — protein sequence MSNGSLAHRVPDLGALELLLAVARLGSLGAAARELGITQPAASSRIRSMERQLGVALVDRSPRGSRLTDAGALVTDWARRIVEAAQAFDAGAQALRDRRDSRLRVAASMTIAEYLLPGWLVALREGRPDTAVSLHAGNSAAVAQRLLSGEADLGFVEGLTVPSGLDSAVIAHDRLIVVVAPGHAWARRRRGLAAAELAATPLILREKGSGTRQVLDTALGGLARPLIELSSTTAVKAAAVSGAGPAVLSELAVGEELSLRRLVGVPVEGLTLARELRAVWPTGHRPTGPARDLLSLTRH from the coding sequence ATGAGCAACGGTTCCCTCGCGCATCGCGTCCCGGATCTCGGGGCGCTGGAGCTGCTGCTGGCCGTGGCCCGGCTGGGCAGTCTGGGGGCGGCCGCGCGCGAGCTGGGCATCACCCAGCCCGCCGCCAGCAGCCGGATCCGTTCCATGGAGCGGCAGCTCGGGGTGGCGCTGGTGGACCGTTCGCCGCGCGGGTCCCGGCTCACCGACGCCGGGGCGCTGGTGACGGACTGGGCGCGGCGGATCGTGGAGGCGGCGCAGGCCTTCGACGCGGGGGCGCAGGCGCTGCGGGACCGGCGGGACTCACGGCTGCGGGTGGCGGCGAGCATGACCATCGCGGAGTACCTGCTGCCGGGGTGGCTGGTCGCGCTCCGCGAGGGGCGGCCCGACACGGCGGTGTCGCTGCACGCCGGGAACTCGGCGGCCGTGGCGCAACGGCTGCTGTCCGGTGAGGCGGACCTCGGATTCGTGGAAGGGCTCACGGTCCCCTCCGGTCTCGACTCCGCCGTCATCGCCCACGACCGGCTGATCGTCGTGGTCGCACCCGGCCACGCCTGGGCCCGGCGCCGGCGGGGGCTGGCCGCCGCCGAGCTGGCCGCCACGCCGCTGATCCTCCGCGAGAAGGGCTCCGGCACCCGTCAGGTCCTGGACACCGCCCTCGGCGGACTGGCCCGCCCCCTCATCGAGCTCTCCTCCACGACGGCCGTGAAGGCGGCGGCGGTGAGCGGCGCGGGTCCCGCGGTGCTGAGCGAGCTGGCGGTGGGCGAGGAACTGTCCCTGCGGCGCCTGGTGGGCGTCCCGGTGGAAGGGCTGACGCTGGCCCGCGAGCTGAGAGCCGTGTGGCCGACAGGACACCGCCCCACGGGCCCGGCGAGGGACCTCCTCTCCCTGACCCGACACTGA